In the Arachis stenosperma cultivar V10309 chromosome 8, arast.V10309.gnm1.PFL2, whole genome shotgun sequence genome, ATTCAGGATGAGACTCGTCCCCTGCTACAAACTCATGAACTGCTCCATCTATTGTGATTGAACTGCATCCAGGCGTTCTCTTCACCCCTCTGTTCTTCATCAACTTCCTGATTTTCGTTACTTCTTCCCATTTTCCCACCTCTGCATAAGCATTCGAGAGAACAATGTAGTATCCATCATTAAGTGGATCCAATTCCGAAATATGTTTCATAGCTTCCTCAGCCAATTCGATGTTCTTATGAAGCCTGCAACCACCAAGCAGAGCCCCCCAAATGACCCCATTTGGCAACATAGGCATGTTTATGATAACCTCATGAGCCTCTTTCAATAGGCCTGCGCGACTCAGGAGATCAACCAAGCAACCATAATGCTCAATCCTAGGCACTATTCCATATGCTCTGGTCATGGTGGCGAAAAACTCTCGACCCTTTTCGACCAATCCCATGTGGCTACAAGCATGGAGGAGCCCAATGAATGTCACATGATTTGGTTCCACACTTGATTCAATCATCTCATCATACAGTTCTAGAGCCTTCTCTCCATAACCGTGCATGGCAAACCCTGCTATCATGCTCGACCACGATACAACAGTTCTTCGTTCTCTCATGGCTTCAAAAACTCTGTAACCCTCTTCCAAGCATCCGCACTTCACATACATATTAATCAGTGTGTTACAAACATGTACATTCCCATGAAACCCACTCCGATCTGCGAACTGGTGAACACTCCTGCCAAGCTCCAAGTCACCCAAATCAGCACAAGCCGCTAAAACTGCCACCACGGTCACCTCATTTGGCCTCAAACGTTCCCTCTCCATCTCCAAGAACAACCCTACAGCTTCCTCCGACTTCCCACACCGGACAAACCCCGAAATCATGGACGTCCAAGTCTTCACATTCCTCTCCGGCATCAGACAAAACAAACCATAAGCGCCACGGAAGTCACCCGCCTTAACCAACTGACTTATCATTATGTTCCAAGTAACAACATCTCGCTGAGGCATTTTATCGAACACAAGGCGCGCATCACTCATCTCCCCGCAAACTGCATACAAATGCACAATCATATTTTGCAAAACCAAATTAGCTGTTAACCCAAGCTTCACCACGAAGGCATGAATGATTCTCCCAGTTTGAATGTCGGAAACACGAGTACAGGCTTTGAGAACGAAGGAACACGTGAAGTGGTCAGGGATTGGGGTACCCATTTGGCGGAGGCGACGGAAGAGAGTGATGGCGTCGTGAGGGGACTCTCCTTCGGCGAAATGTTTGAGGCAGAAGTTCCATGGAACGAGTTCTTGGGAGTTTGGTGAGAGGCGGAGGATTTTGTGAGCGTAAGAGAAATGGTTGGTGAGGGCGCAGATGAGAGCGACGCGAGTGAGAGGGAGAGAGTGATGGCTTTGGGTTTTGACGAGAAATGCGTGTACTTGTTTGAGTTCGAGTACGGTGTTGAAGTTAGTGGCATTGACGGTGGACGGCGGTGGGTCAAGTACTTTCTGGTGGTGATGGGAAGGCGTGGATGGCAGGGTGGAGCAGAACATcatctctttctttctctcaaTCGAAGCCAGTGTATTAAAATCGAACCGGTAATCAATTCCGTCATATACTCATATTGAATTATTGGTTTAATCGATTAGTTATTGATTCATTCAATTAATCCggctcataattaaaaaaatataaaattatataaataaaactaatataatGTCTTAAGATATAAGTTTTTACAaacattaataatttaatataaaattttaaacataactaataatctaaaaaaaacgaaaaattaGTCTTTAGTACAAAATATATTCTCAATTTAaatcaatatcaaaaataattcGTAATAgtaattaacaaaagaaataaaaaatattttcggcAACATAAGATTTACTTAAGTCAATTTTTAAGCAACATAgcaaccaccaccattccacCAAAATTCATTGACTTTGTGATTTAACAAACagcaattttaaaaaaaaaccaaCAAACAACAATAGCTCTAAAATAACACAGTAACCAACAACAAACAACAACTCTAAAAAACTAAATGCAACATCAGCAGCCACCAGATTCAAgttcaacaaaattttaaagTAATAACCACCAGATTCAATAACAACTCTAAAAAATCAAGTACAATAGTAATAACCACCAGACTCAATAACAATACTAACTAAAATATGCTCAGCTTCAACAACTCTAAAATTCAATTACAACAGCAACCACCAGGTTCAATATTCAACAACAATTCTAGTAAAAGACCAGGGTTAAAAACTTGAAGGGAGCTCACCTGGTTAACTGGTTCCTGGACCGCGGCACAAGAAGACGACGACCACCACCCGACTAACCTGAGGAAGCAGATGCAGAGCTTGATTGGTTCTGTCTTCTGTGAGCTTTCTGCCGCCGACGAAGTGAATACAGGACAGGAGCACGGAACTGCAACGACGACAAAGTGAGAGACTGAGAGAGCGACGAGGTGAGGCCGTGACCGTGAGAGACTGAGAGTAACGAGGTGAGCAGAGAGACAACAGAGTAACGAGATGAGGGGAGACACGATGGAGTGACGAGGTGAGGGCGACAGTGAGGAACTGCGAGTGCCGACGACGACGGAGCAGAGAGACGAGGTTGGCTGGGGGGTTCCACTGGAATCAGATTCTCATATTAGGGTAATGGGAAGGGGGGATGCCCATTAGGGCTTCGTTGAAAGGGCCAAAGGGGAGGGGCAACTGAAAGCTAAACGACGCcgttttcattttaaaaaaatgaccCGGACCGAGTTAAATTAACCGACCGGGTTATCGGTTTTACGTAAACCCGTCGGGTCGAATGGAGTTCCACCGGGTCTAATGCATAGCCGATTCAATGAGTGGCTCGACCCGGCTAGGTGACCGAATGACCGGGTCTCTGATCGAACCGGTCGGGTCGAGCCAGTTTGATAACAATGGTGCTGTGTTTGATTTAATtacgattttttttaaaaaaaatattgttgtGATAAGGTTGAATAGGTGGATGTCCATTCTCAAGAGAGAATGAATTTAATAACATTGAAAATATTCCTTTTGtatgtgtataaataggaggttAAGCCTCTGTTAATAACACACAATCAATAACAAATACTTCCCTCTTTCTCTTTATACACAACAATAatactcttttctttctataCATTACTAATATTTCACTTTCTCTCTTTTATGTTGCTACATAGATTtttaaatatatgaattatCTCTATTATATTAAGTAATTATATTGGTGAATGTAATATTAATACGAAAACTATCTATTTatgtttctttattttatatctattttctcttccttatttatttattttgcaaCACCTTATCAACACGAGATTTTGATCAAATTTTAGGAAGACTccaggtaacaaattttcattatatcgaagctctctcatcttgaatttaatGCAATTGATATATCTAGAAACAACTATTTATCATTGATACTAGATTCAATGGATTTTGGAGATgccattaaggctgaaaataatgcatctCAGAAGAATAAAGCCAAAGTCATAATTTtccttcgtcgtcatcttgacaaaggattgaaaaatgaatatttcacattaaaagatcctgcagatctgtggaaagaccttgaagaaatgTACAATCATCAAAAGATGGTGATACTTCTTCAAACCCGATAtgaagaaaggtataatcatcaAAAGATTTCTTCTATTCGCTCTTTGTGGGCTACCATATATGGCCGAAAGGAGCCAGGGTGTTGACTGCCCCTGCCTCACCTCCATGTGCACCATTTGAGAGCTATGAGAAATAATATCCACAGTCCAAACAGAATTATTCCACAGGCACCATATACCACTAGAGAAACCTCTAGCATCCTCAATGAAAAAATTATCAAAGCCTAATTTAATTTCTCACAAACAGTTCTTCCACGATTACCACTAATGTGTGTTTCcaacaaaatacaaaaactaGCACTATATTCTCTTTTAATATCTTTAATAAGTGCCAGAAACGTTTTATCTCCCGCTCTTCTACAATTCCAAGCAATAAAATTCATCATGACCACAAATGAGAAAAGGAAAGGTAGATACATACCCAAAATCAGTTTTGGGGACAAACCCCAGCAGCCGGCATCGGCATGTCCACCATATCATAATCTCCATGTCTCGACGAAATGTTGGCAGTATTACCAGCAGGTGCCAAATTGCCATCCGGCGGCTTCTCCTTTCGCATAAGGCTCCCCTGACTTCTCCGTGCCCCTTCTTTCAGGATGCTCTTCGGGATTTGGGATGAAAACCCATCCTTCACACCACATGCTCctctataatatttttcataattttcaaagCCTCAAAGGATTCCCTTTGTTCTTGCTGTAACCTCCTCATATCTGTGAGCATCTCGGCCTCCATAGCCATGGTTTCACTATTTCTCGAGGCTGATCGTTAGGGATAGGATATTTTGGATGAACTTTCTTGGACTTTCTCCTTTCTTGTAGCATCTTTCACCCTGGTCTTTTGATTTTATTGAGAGCTCCTGGCCCATTAAGAGCGTCTACTTCTTTTTTGAAATTTGTGGGTTTTTTCCCGCTCCAGGCCTTAAGACTTTTTGAGCCACCTGGGGTTTTGGCCCACTTTCCTTTGGAAAACTAGGATTCACTGGTCCACATTACATGGCCTCTTGATTGTTTTCAACGTGTAAAGTGTTATCTTGCCCATCAATTTCACCATCTTCATACAGGACATTATATCATGATCCTGTCTCACTTAATTGCACCATCTTAGGATTTCCACCTTCCCTAACCGTAAGAGTATCTTTTCCGTTGACAACAAATTTCTTTCCCATAATTaatgtttctatttttttccttatttgGCGCCTCATCATCATCCACAATCCAAAATCTAGTGGCTTTTGATTATGCAGTGATCCATGCACCGTAACTGGACTTTCCATATTATTTTCTTCCATTATCATTAATTCATTTTTCTTGCCTGAATTATCCCCTTCACTTGAATATTCTTCTGCACGGTGGCTATTATCATCAGAGAAGTTCTTATTACAATCTTCTAATTGGTGGCTATAGAGTCCATATGTGAAACAGATAAGATGAAGAACTTCATATTCAACACTCAAGGTACTACCCAGCATAAAGATACGAGGGATTAATTTCTTTGTAAGATCAATTTCTACAAAAATTCTCGTGAATCTTTCACGGGAGTGGATGGATGTTGCTTGATCAATCTTCAGCATCGTTCCTAAAGTTGATCCAACTCTCCACAGAAATCGAGGGTTATAGAGTTCCATAGGTAAATTCGGGATCCGATCGACGCCGAATCTTCTTTACTGCTCTTTCTGATTCCAAAAAGAAAGGTCTCCACTTTTGCACAATCAAATAATGCCCAGCTATCATCCACGGTCCTCTTGTGAGCGTAAAGGAATAGTCATCCTCCTCTGAAAAATGAACCAAGAAATAGTCACGATCTTTATCAATAACATTAATCTTACCTTTCTTTACCCAGTCCATTCCAAGGTGTTGCTCCATAAAACTGAGATTTACTCGCTTCCCTAGTACTTTGATAATGAGTGAGGCATGCCAGGGCTTACACCAATCATCGCATTCTTCCTTCGTCACCTTGATCTCAGGACATggatcaaaatatttttcttccttttgGAGGTTTTCCTCGTCCATATACCAACGATCCTCCGAATTTGTTTTGCTATCATTAGAGTTCACAAAGTGTGGGCTTGGGTCTTCTTTCATAATTCTTGGTGTCACCAGCAAGCAGTCTCTATACGAGACTTTTGGCCTTGTCGAGTTAGTAGAATCAATTCCAGTTGTGAGATCCATACTATCCCCTAATTGGTTAAGATCAATCTCTcgtgttttgatttttttagtaCTTCGTTGCATTAGATCATGTTCTTCGAGTGAAACCCTGACAGAGCTCTCATGTGACTCCATTCTAATCTCAATTTATTTGTGGAGTTTAGGTATATAATAATACTGATACTGATACTGATACTGATCTAGTTAATTCAAAGATCTATATTGGAAGGTTTTATTTTGGAAAGTTATTataccttcacctatcaaaatCAATCTCTGCTGTTTgtcgttcttcttcttttttcttctctgctGCTTGTTGTTCTTTTTTGTTGCTCGTCGTTCTTCTTGCTattcttcttcgttttcttcttcgataTGTGGATTTCAATAGGCTATTAAAATAATGAATGATTCAACTTCAAATCAGTTGAATGAGAGCGACTTGGATTATTCTTCTGAAATGAATCAAGTAGACGAGGTTTGgattattttttcaatcaaattgaatggaatgcaattgctaaattgaattgaattgaatgaacGCAGGTgttctaaattaaattgaatcgATAATCTCTAAATTGTAGACACaagtgttttgaatttgattttatataatgaataatgttccattcatttagtactatacaattatTTCACCTTAATAAggtgttcggttcattatgcagaaagctgttttaaattttattttatataatggataatattccgttcatttagtactaaacaattgtttcaccttaataacgtgttcggttcattatgtAGAAagctattttgaatttgattttatataatggataatgttccGTTCATGTAGTattatacaattgtttcaccttaataacatgttcggttcattatgcagaCCAGGTGTTTTGTGGATGAACAATTTGTCCCAAAGGTTGGAATGACTTTCAAGATACTGGAAGAAGCTGGAACGTTCTACAAAAATTATTCCACACTTGCCGGTATTTCTACCAAAATAAGGAACATGACTCGGAAGGGAGacgagattaagaatcaactaATTGTATGCAGCAGAGAAGGGAGGTGAAAATCCAAGATATCTCCAACTCTGAATAGTCACTTTTTTTGTGTTAGTCTTTATTGAATAGTCAATTTATTCTGTTATGTCAAAGAGCTCAGGTGTTTCTGAAACTGAATACTGAtagtaacatttttttaaaatttagctCTCTGTTATATTGATATATGCACTTTTTCAGTTCATCCAGTATATTAATTTCGATGTTTTTGGAGCTCTTAATGTTTGATAAATACCTTGATTCCATTCACTGTGAACCTGGAACAAAACAGCAGCCAGACAGTTCCAACAGATATATACATTAACATCTCAGATCGATAGGATAAGGACTAAGCCATCTTGAATAAGATATATACATTAACATTAGATTTCCAACAACATTTACattaatattcacatatatacattgAAAGAAGCAGTGTTTGCTTTTTTAAACAAGTTAAACAAAATAGTTTTAATTATAACCAGTCAAACAAAGTATATACTATTTACTATCTATATCCCCAAATGTGAATTTACAATAAGGGCTGGAGAGGGCAGCAGATGGCTTTGGGAGTCTTAATACTTCAAATGCTCGAATCACTTAGTCTCTGATTTTGgtgataaatatatttaatgtgTATGTATGCTTACGTTATAACGCGACTTCTCCTTCTTTGTGACCATTGTCTTCTTCATTTTTGTAGTATATTAATTTCGATGTTTTTGGAGCTCTTAATGTTTGATAAATACCTTGATTCCATTCACTGTGAACCTGGAACAAAACAGCAGCCAGACAGTTCCAACAGATATATACATTAACATCTCAGATCGATAGGATAAGGAGTAAGCCATCTTGAATAAGATATATACATTAACATTAGATTTCCAACAACATTTACattaatattcacatatatacattgAAAGAAGCAGTGTTTGCTTTTTTAAACAAGTTAAACAAAATAGTTTTAATTATAACCAGTCAAACAAAGTATATACTATTTACTATCTATATCCCCAAATGTGAATTTACAATAAGGGCTGGAGAGGGCAGCAGATGGCTTTGGGAGTCTTAATACTTCAGATGCTCGAATCACTTAGTCTCTGATTTTGgtgataaatatatttaatgtgTATGTATGCTTACGTTATAACGCGACTTCTCCTTCTTTGTGACCATTGTCTTCTTCATTTTTGTAGTATATTAATTTCGATGTTTTTGGAGCTCTTAATGTTTGATAAATACCTTGATTCCATTCACTGTGAACCTGGAACAAAACAGCAGCCAGACAGTTCCAACAGATATATACATTAACATCTCAGATCGATAGGATAAGGACTAAGCCATCTTGAATAAGATATATACATTAACATTAGATTTCCAACAACATTTACattaatattcacatatatacattgAAAGAAGCAGTGTTTGCTTTTTTAAACAAGTTAAACAAAATAGTTTTAATTATAACCAGTCAAACAAAGTATATACTATTTACTATCTATATCCCCAAATGTGAATTTACAATAAGGGCTGGAGAGGGCAGCAGATGGCTTTGGGAGTCTTAATACTTCAGATGCTCGAATCACTTAGTCTCTGATTTTGgtgataaatatatttaatgtgTATGTATGCTTACGTTATAACGCGACTTCTCCTTCTTTGTGACCATTGTCTTCTTCATTTTTGTAGTATATTAATTTCGATGTTTTTGGAGCTCTTAATGTTTGATAAATACCTTGATTCCATTCACTGTGAACCTGGAACAAAACAGCAGCCAGACAGTTCCAACAGATATATACATTAACATCTCAGATCGATAGGATAAGGACTAAGCCATCTTGAATAAGATATATACATTAACATTAGATTTCCAACAACATTTACattaatattcacatatatacattgAAAGAAGCAGTGTTTGCTTTTTTAAACAAGTTAAACAAAATAGTTTTAATTATAACCAGTCAAACAAAGTATATACTATTTACTATCTATATCCCCAAATGTGAATTTACAATAAGGGCTGGAGAGGGCAGCAGATGGCTTTGGGAGTCTTAATACTTCAGATGCTCGAATCACTTAGTCTCTGATTTTGgtgataaatatatttaatgtgTATGTATGCTTACATTATAGCGCGACTTCTCCTTCTTTGTGACCATTGTCTTCTTCATTTTTGTTGTAAGGacaaaaaaatttggtcaatgcTTCATTTAATATACCGACAAGCACAAGCATGCATATTTTAATCAAGTGAATCAAAACTGAATAAAACGTGATAAACATTCAAACAGCTAGAAAAATATTTCTACATACAAAAGAACTCAACTGAACACATAACAATTAGGGGAATCAAAATGACCAACCCCACTGAACCAAACTCCCTTGATGTTCTGAATAAAACGTGATAAACATTCAAACAGCTAGAAAAATATTTCTGCATGCAAAAGAACTCAACTGAACACATAACAATCAGGTGAATCAAAATCATCTGCTCTACTAAACCGAACCTTATTCATGATTTGAATAAAACGTGATAAACATTCATCAACAAGATAAACATTTCTACATGAAAAAGAACTTTACAGAACACAttaacaatcaagtgaatcaaAATGGCCAACTGCACTAAATTGAACGCCATTCATGCTCtgaataaaaatatgataaacattcaatcatcaagaaaaatatttcttcGTACAAAAGGACTCAACTGAACATTTAACAATTAAATGAATGAAAATGTCCAACTCCACTGAACTGAACACCATTCATGTTCTGAATAAAACGTGATAAATATTCAAtcattaagaaaaatatttctgcaTGCAAAAGGACTCAACTGAACACACTAATaatcaagtgaatgaaaatcaCTAAGCCCACTGAACAGAACACCATTAATGTTGTGAATAACATTCAATCAACAACAAAAAGCATTTTTGCATGCAAAGGACTCAACTGAACTCACTAACAATAAAGTGAATCAAAATGACCAACTCCACTAAACTGAATGAAAATAAGAATACATTTCCATTTCTATGCCCTCATTACgcaaaaaaatttgattcagaatAAGTCGATCTACTAAACGAAGCAACTCAATCTGGTAAACCTAAAATGCAACTAGGAAAAACGCGAGATTGTGAGATTTTAAATGAACAGTAGTTTTTATCATACCTTTTGCAGTCTCTGTTGCtgttttcatttatttttttgttctttctttCGAAATCTTCTCGCGATTCCAAAATAGAAGCAATTTTCGCAAAGAAAATGATCGAGCTTTGAGAGATTTTGAGAGAGATTCGAAGTTCTCCAGTAACAGTTTCAAGATTGAAGAAGGAACGTTTTTTCATAATGAAGCGTGAATGAATGTTAAACATTTTCGGGGGTTTGGGCGCGTGTAATATACACTCATTTAATGGgattagtttttttttgtgttaGGTCAACCTAGATGAACTTGGATAGAAAATTATATGGATGTGTAGCATGACTGTTACcgaaatatataatttatagtatatttacCAATTTACATCACATTGATTTATCTCATTTACAGTGAGATAATTATGAATGTATCTTGTTTACACGGTAAACCAGATGCATTCCtaattatctcgtttacagtataaacaagatacgtgtatttataaatataaaaatataatttttaaaaataaaaaatattaataatttaaattggaccaaactcttaaaaatatttcgtttcaaataatagaaaagatTGACGATTTAAAATAACAGGAAAGATGAgcaattttaaaataacaagGGAGATATACagttttaattaactaattaatagATGTATCACATAATTTAAAACTGTCCATTTAAAATTAGTACATTATTCTGGTAGAAACTAGCtcatttgaattttaaattaataacttcTTTATGTTTGTTTGTACTGAATTAGATAATTTCAAATAACAGTGAAGTTAGACTGTTAATTTAGATTAATGAGCGTATAGGTTAGTTAAAATTTTGGATTTACActaaactaatttaaatttaaacttttcACTATTAACACGTTTATTTCTTCAACCGTTGAAATGAGTGAAACTACATAAGTGGTAATATTAAACTGCCTACTACTAACATAGTTATCTTTTTCTTAAGTACCCATTATTAATACTACTATTGCTTCTTTCACTCATCGATTTTTACCCATGGACGATTTTTCATTAGGATTCACACtaaatcaattcaaattatacttcaaatttttaattgagatataatttgtttattaaaaataattctggtatataaattaattaaatctaaataataataaaatatgtcaaattattaacacttttttattattttaagatattata is a window encoding:
- the LOC130945979 gene encoding pentatricopeptide repeat-containing protein At3g62890-like, which encodes MRKEKPPDGNLAPAGNTANISSRHGDYDMVDMPMPAAGLSNGAHGVEPPSQPRLSAPSSSALAVPHCRPHLVTPSCLPSSRYSVVSLLTSLLSVSHGHGLTSSLSQSLTLSSLQFRAPVLYSLRRRQKAHRRQNQSSSASASSVYDGIDYRFDFNTLASIERKKEMMFCSTLPSTPSHHHQKVLDPPPSTVNATNFNTVLELKQVHAFLVKTQSHHSLPLTRVALICALTNHFSYAHKILRLSPNSQELVPWNFCLKHFAEGESPHDAITLFRRLRQMGTPIPDHFTCSFVLKACTRVSDIQTGRIIHAFVVKLGLTANLVLQNMIVHLYAVCGEMSDARLVFDKMPQRDVVTWNIMISQLVKAGDFRGAYGLFCLMPERNVKTWTSMISGFVRCGKSEEAVGLFLEMERERLRPNEVTVVAVLAACADLGDLELGRSVHQFADRSGFHGNVHVCNTLINMYVKCGCLEEGYRVFEAMRERRTVVSWSSMIAGFAMHGYGEKALELYDEMIESSVEPNHVTFIGLLHACSHMGLVEKGREFFATMTRAYGIVPRIEHYGCLVDLLSRAGLLKEAHEVIINMPMLPNGVIWGALLGGCRLHKNIELAEEAMKHISELDPLNDGYYIVLSNAYAEVGKWEEVTKIRKLMKNRGVKRTPGCSSITIDGAVHEFVAGDESHPECDEVFEMWEKLLVKMKEKGYVPNTSVVLLDVEDKEKEKFLFRHSEKLALVYGLMNTKPGMPIRIIKNLRMCEDCHAAFKILSAIEKKEIVMFDVTTKASASVSLWSRALAI